In the genome of Enterococcus hirae ATCC 9790, one region contains:
- the thiD gene encoding bifunctional hydroxymethylpyrimidine kinase/phosphomethylpyrimidine kinase, with amino-acid sequence MNDQYVQVMTIAGSDSDGSAGMQADMHTFFTRGVYGVSVMTACVAGNSYGIGASVTLPSAFIDKEFSLIAEDYQIRAAKTGMLADAELIETVVKNYQQYNFGPLVVDPVIVTKHGNLLLEEAALSSLKEKLVPLATVLTPNFYEAEKLTGRTLTTDEDYVQAAVDLQAMGAKNVMIKGFHTKESNQEEVRDYVLLESGRSFWLSAVFYPTDRINGTGDTLSACIAAELAKGKTVEEAIRTAKDYVNIAIGEEIIVGHKYGPINHWAAEKQLSAKNCSSKKNQ; translated from the coding sequence ATGAACGACCAATATGTACAAGTCATGACGATCGCGGGATCAGACAGTGATGGAAGTGCAGGAATGCAAGCAGATATGCATACTTTCTTTACCCGTGGCGTCTATGGTGTATCAGTTATGACGGCTTGTGTGGCAGGAAATTCTTATGGGATCGGAGCAAGTGTGACCTTACCAAGTGCGTTCATTGATAAAGAATTTTCTTTGATCGCTGAAGACTACCAAATAAGAGCGGCTAAAACAGGTATGTTAGCTGATGCAGAATTGATTGAAACAGTAGTTAAAAATTATCAACAGTATAACTTCGGTCCTTTAGTGGTCGACCCGGTAATCGTGACGAAGCATGGAAATCTATTATTAGAAGAGGCTGCTTTAAGTAGTCTGAAAGAAAAACTAGTACCGTTAGCGACTGTCTTGACGCCGAATTTCTATGAAGCAGAGAAATTAACTGGAAGAACCTTAACGACAGATGAAGATTATGTTCAGGCCGCTGTTGACTTACAGGCAATGGGTGCCAAAAATGTGATGATCAAAGGATTTCATACGAAAGAAAGTAATCAAGAAGAAGTAAGAGATTATGTGTTGCTGGAATCTGGACGATCATTTTGGTTAAGTGCAGTCTTTTATCCGACAGATCGAATCAACGGTACAGGAGACACATTGTCGGCTTGCATTGCTGCAGAATTAGCGAAAGGAAAAACAGTAGAAGAAGCAATCCGAACGGCAAAAGACTATGTCAATATTGCAATTGGTGAAGAAATCATTGTCGGTCACAAGTATGGTCCCATCAATCACTGGGCAGCAGAAAAGCAACTCTCAGCAAAAAACTGTTCTTCAAAGAAGAATCAATAG
- a CDS encoding universal stress protein, protein MADTYKNILVAIDGSEKAEKAFSEAVTIAKRNQAKLHILYVNEVTGNYFGDFAFVTTNLQEELDEVAENQMKEHRNLAIEKGLTDIETYILYGYPKTLIANFNESKEKIDLIVMGATGLNAVERVLVGSTTSYVVTHAPCNVLVVK, encoded by the coding sequence ATGGCAGACACCTATAAAAATATATTAGTAGCAATTGATGGATCAGAAAAAGCAGAAAAAGCCTTTTCTGAAGCAGTTACAATTGCAAAAAGAAATCAGGCAAAGCTACACATTTTGTACGTAAACGAAGTAACGGGTAACTATTTCGGTGATTTTGCATTTGTTACAACGAACTTACAAGAGGAATTAGATGAAGTTGCAGAAAACCAAATGAAAGAGCATCGCAACTTAGCAATTGAAAAGGGACTAACTGATATCGAGACGTATATTTTGTATGGATATCCGAAAACATTGATTGCAAATTTCAATGAATCAAAGGAAAAAATTGATTTGATTGTTATGGGGGCTACAGGATTGAATGCCGTGGAACGTGTCTTAGTTGGGTCAACTACTTCTTATGTAGTCACACATGCACCGTGCAATGTGTTGGTAGTAAAATAA
- a CDS encoding glycoside hydrolase family 1 protein, which yields MKHYDFPKNFWWGTAASGPQTEGRIKGDGKGENIWDYWYDLEPEKFFNQVGPEKTSQVYTKYREDVQLMKETGHNTFRTSIQWSRLFPKGKGEVNQQAVSFYRSYFTELLEQGIEPFVNLYHFDMPLELQQTGGWLSRDTVDAYVAYAKTCFELFGDLVKKWFTHNEPIVPVEGGYLYQFHYPNHINLKEAIQVGFHENLASAKAIEAYHKMGQKGEIGIILNLTPSYPRDETNPEDVKAARVADAFFNRSFLDPAVKGEFPSELVAIVKELAIMPEMGPDDLTIIKENTIDLLGINYYQPRRIKAKETPLDHQNGPMPEDYFDYYDMPNKKMNIYRGWEIYEKGIYDILTNTRENYGNIKCYISENGMGVEGEERFVNSEGVIEDDYRITFVTDHLKYVHQAIQEGTNCVGYHMWTCMDNWSWTNAYKNRYGLIAVDLNQDGKRTIKKSGHWFKTVAMKNGFEA from the coding sequence ATGAAACACTACGATTTTCCAAAGAATTTTTGGTGGGGAACTGCCGCAAGTGGACCACAAACAGAAGGCAGAATCAAAGGAGATGGGAAAGGAGAAAACATTTGGGACTATTGGTATGATCTAGAGCCAGAAAAATTTTTCAATCAAGTTGGTCCTGAGAAAACCTCTCAAGTTTACACGAAATATCGAGAAGACGTTCAATTGATGAAAGAGACAGGTCATAATACTTTCCGAACATCCATTCAATGGAGTCGTCTATTCCCTAAAGGAAAAGGAGAAGTGAATCAACAGGCTGTATCATTTTACCGCTCATATTTTACAGAATTACTGGAGCAGGGAATTGAACCATTTGTCAATTTATATCATTTTGATATGCCTTTAGAATTACAACAAACGGGTGGCTGGTTGTCTCGTGATACGGTTGACGCCTATGTGGCCTATGCAAAAACCTGTTTTGAGTTATTTGGGGATTTAGTAAAGAAATGGTTTACCCATAATGAACCGATTGTTCCAGTAGAAGGCGGTTATCTCTATCAGTTCCATTATCCTAACCATATCAATCTAAAAGAGGCTATTCAAGTTGGTTTCCACGAAAATTTGGCAAGTGCCAAAGCAATTGAAGCCTATCATAAGATGGGACAAAAAGGAGAAATTGGAATCATTTTGAATTTAACTCCTAGCTACCCGCGAGACGAAACAAACCCTGAGGATGTCAAGGCTGCTAGAGTCGCTGATGCTTTTTTCAATCGTTCTTTTCTTGATCCTGCAGTAAAAGGAGAGTTTCCATCAGAGTTGGTTGCTATTGTGAAAGAATTAGCGATAATGCCAGAGATGGGGCCCGATGACTTAACGATTATCAAAGAAAATACGATTGATCTATTAGGAATCAATTATTATCAACCTCGGAGAATCAAGGCAAAAGAAACACCGCTTGATCATCAGAATGGACCAATGCCAGAAGATTATTTTGATTATTATGATATGCCTAATAAAAAAATGAATATCTATCGTGGTTGGGAAATTTATGAAAAAGGGATCTATGATATCTTGACGAATACGAGAGAGAACTATGGCAATATCAAATGTTATATCTCTGAAAATGGTATGGGTGTAGAAGGGGAAGAACGTTTCGTTAACTCGGAAGGCGTGATTGAAGATGATTATCGGATCACTTTTGTCACAGACCATCTGAAATATGTGCATCAGGCAATCCAAGAAGGAACGAATTGTGTGGGTTACCACATGTGGACTTGCATGGATAACTGGTCTTGGACGAACGCTTATAAAAATCGTTATGGACTGATTGCTGTCGATCTAAACCAAGACGGTAAACGGACGATTAAAAAGTCGGGCCATTGGTTTAAAACCGTAGCCATGAAAAATGGGTTTGAAGCCTAA
- a CDS encoding GntR family transcriptional regulator: MPKYEEIANVLRERIRSKEYPPNSFLPNQITLVEEFGASRMTIKKAINILAMEGLVYSQRGAGTKILDHPFIEKDTSPANEYEGLSHQMKRRHRSLTSQIIQFDVEFPNPFIQEKLMIGAEQPVYNIHRLRILDNAPYILEHTFMPVHLVPGLKKEHLLSSIYDYLHQDLNLHFAGAYRAISADKSTHFDQEYLNCSEIDPVLDVQQVVYLKDGQPIEYSSSRNRFDVRNYSLLDVRSN, from the coding sequence GTGCCAAAATATGAAGAAATCGCAAATGTTTTAAGGGAAAGAATCCGTTCAAAAGAATATCCACCAAACAGTTTTTTACCTAATCAGATCACTTTAGTCGAAGAATTTGGCGCAAGTCGAATGACCATCAAAAAAGCCATCAATATTCTGGCTATGGAAGGATTAGTTTATTCGCAAAGAGGGGCTGGAACCAAAATTTTAGATCATCCTTTTATCGAGAAAGATACCTCCCCTGCCAATGAGTATGAGGGACTCAGTCATCAAATGAAGCGTCGTCATCGTTCACTGACGAGTCAAATCATTCAATTTGATGTCGAGTTTCCGAACCCATTTATTCAAGAAAAACTAATGATTGGTGCCGAACAACCGGTTTATAATATTCACCGTCTACGAATTTTAGACAACGCACCTTATATTTTGGAACATACATTTATGCCTGTACATTTAGTTCCAGGTCTAAAAAAAGAACATCTGCTTTCTTCTATCTATGATTACTTGCACCAAGATCTAAATCTTCATTTTGCAGGCGCCTATCGAGCAATTTCAGCAGATAAAAGTACGCACTTTGATCAGGAATACTTGAATTGTTCGGAAATAGATCCTGTTTTGGATGTGCAACAAGTCGTTTATCTAAAAGATGGTCAGCCCATCGAATATTCATCTAGTAGAAATCGGTTTGATGTCCGCAACTATTCCTTACTTGATGTCCGTTCAAACTAA
- a CDS encoding VOC family protein: MDTQIKGIHHVTAMTSSPTKIYRFFTDILGMRLVKKTINQDDIETYHLYFTDEYGSPGTDMTFFAFPNQPQGSKGTDTISRVSFRVPTDEALTYWFKRFEEKNVLHSAIKERFSKKYLEFEDFDHQFYQLISDENNTGVAGGTPWKNSNIPSEYAITGLGPVFVRVSQMEPLQLLLEQTLEFKLTDQTGAFSLFEVGQGGNGASIIVEQRADLPKAIEGFGNIHHLALRVADEEALRHWIHVINQINVPSSRFVDRFYFQSEYFLAATHVLFELATDGPGFFGDESADTAGEKLSLPPQLESKREEIEAYIRPFDTQDANQQRE, encoded by the coding sequence ATGGATACTCAAATCAAAGGCATCCACCATGTTACCGCTATGACTTCAAGTCCCACTAAAATTTATCGTTTTTTTACGGATATTTTAGGAATGCGCTTAGTAAAAAAAACGATCAACCAAGATGATATCGAAACGTATCACCTTTATTTTACAGATGAATACGGCTCCCCTGGAACTGACATGACTTTTTTCGCTTTTCCTAATCAACCTCAAGGAAGTAAAGGAACGGATACGATTTCTAGAGTGTCCTTTCGAGTACCAACTGATGAAGCATTGACTTATTGGTTCAAACGCTTTGAAGAAAAGAATGTTCTTCACTCTGCGATCAAGGAACGTTTTTCTAAAAAATATCTGGAGTTTGAAGACTTTGACCATCAATTCTATCAATTGATTTCTGATGAAAACAATACAGGTGTTGCTGGTGGTACTCCTTGGAAGAACAGCAATATTCCATCAGAATATGCAATTACAGGCTTGGGTCCAGTTTTTGTCCGAGTGAGTCAAATGGAACCATTACAGTTACTATTAGAACAGACTTTAGAGTTTAAACTTACTGATCAAACAGGAGCTTTTTCGCTCTTTGAAGTCGGTCAAGGCGGTAATGGAGCAAGCATCATTGTTGAACAGCGAGCAGATTTACCAAAAGCAATCGAAGGATTCGGCAATATCCATCACCTTGCCTTGCGTGTCGCTGATGAAGAAGCCTTACGTCACTGGATCCATGTGATCAATCAGATAAACGTACCAAGTTCAAGGTTTGTGGATCGCTTCTACTTCCAATCAGAATACTTCTTAGCTGCCACCCACGTTCTCTTTGAATTAGCAACAGATGGACCTGGTTTTTTTGGAGATGAATCAGCAGATACAGCTGGCGAAAAACTATCACTCCCACCACAACTCGAAAGTAAAAGAGAAGAAATCGAAGCGTACATTCGTCCCTTCGATACTCAGGATGCCAACCAACAACGAGAATGA
- a CDS encoding alpha/beta hydrolase, which yields MEYFFQAGKQTSRNLLLLHGTGGDEYSLLETAQFLEPDATILSFRGSIKEDGMNRFFRRNGLNQFDYQSLAEETALLYHEISAVSQKENISLHDWVIVGYSNGANIAAHLLLSRNTELRKGILFHPMSLNVNYPAKIMTDTQIWLSYSKTDPIVSSIAITNLIKDFEMQKAHLTLQETFTGHQLTKAELIAAKSWLSSLSVN from the coding sequence ATGGAATATTTTTTTCAAGCGGGAAAACAAACAAGTAGAAATTTACTCCTTCTTCATGGTACAGGTGGCGATGAATATTCTTTACTTGAAACCGCCCAGTTCCTTGAACCGGATGCTACGATTCTTTCTTTTCGTGGTTCAATCAAAGAAGACGGAATGAATCGCTTCTTTCGCCGGAATGGGTTGAATCAATTCGATTACCAGAGCTTAGCAGAAGAAACAGCGCTTCTATACCATGAAATCTCAGCAGTTAGCCAAAAAGAAAACATCTCGTTACATGACTGGGTGATCGTAGGCTATTCCAATGGAGCGAATATCGCTGCTCACTTGCTATTATCGAGAAATACTGAGCTGCGAAAAGGAATCCTTTTTCATCCAATGTCTTTAAACGTCAATTATCCAGCAAAAATAATGACTGATACTCAGATCTGGCTTTCTTACAGCAAGACCGATCCAATCGTCTCCTCTATAGCGATTACGAATCTGATCAAAGATTTTGAAATGCAAAAAGCTCACCTCACATTGCAAGAAACGTTTACTGGTCATCAATTAACAAAGGCTGAATTAATTGCCGCAAAAAGTTGGCTTTCTTCGCTTTCGGTTAACTAA